One Aegilops tauschii subsp. strangulata cultivar AL8/78 chromosome 2, Aet v6.0, whole genome shotgun sequence genomic window, TGATAAACACGAAGTATGCACTTCCATCTATACTTCTGATAATATTGGTGTCAAGTGGTATTAAAAGTCTGAAACTGCAATCACATAGTTTAGGTTGTTCAAACAAATCTGCATTGGGTGTGTTTCTAAAATTGTACGAGTAGTAACTTTGTAGAAGGAATGCAGTCCCTTAATCTAATAGCAATTTAACTTTTTTAAGTGACATAGAACAATCCTGTAACTTTGAAGACACCTCTAGATGTTGTGATTCTGCAAATTATCTGGTACATGCTTCTGCTTTTGCAATACCTCTCTGATTGTCTACCAAGCTGCAAAAATGCTATGTGCCAAACATTTAATATTCGGTAGTTAACTCTAAACATGATAACACTGCCGTTCTACACAAGCATGTTTCTTCCATAAAAAGAAAATTATTATATAAAAAATCTGTATCTAATATGTTGTATTGGAAGTAATAGTGTGAGGGAAGCAAAGCAAGTTTCCGTCAGGGAAGAAAACATTCTAAAACTTCTGTTTTCCTTAAGTCAGTCAAAACACAAATATGTTTTCTGAGAATTATACTATTATTTATTCTGATAGAAGGATGTGCTTCGTGACGTATGCATGCTAAATGTGAGTTGTATGTCGATGATTTCATTTTATTAGTTGTTCAGAAGAATAATGACAATAGTTGTCTTACTCCAATTCATGAAGTACAGTTTGTCTTATAGGATCTTCTTATATGACAGAAGCTAAGGTCCATTGTCACTCAACACAGTCTCCCTGAAATACAAATTCCAGCTTTAAAGTGTGACAATGACGCAAATTCCTTGCTGCAATCATAGGAGATCCAGTCAGGCTACAAAATTTTCCTGTGCTACCCTATGTACGACGCCAGCGGTGAGATGGGCGGGAACTCTTTGGCGTGCCAGCACGAACGACACAGGCCGTACACCCTGAAGGACACGTTCGTCAGGCTTGACTTGACCCTCTCTGCCGCCTCTGTTGCTGGAGATCAGCCGAAGAGTTAGCTTGTTGCCGCTTTGCTTCAATGGTTGCTTCAATGCTCTTCGACTCTCCATAATGAGCAGTTGGTGGTGCTTGGACGAAACAATTGATCGAAAAATGGGTAGTGTTGTACTGGTGGTCTTGTGTCCGCCCACTAACTGTAAAACACCGAAGATGATTCTTCAGGACTTGATACATTCCAATTACTCATTTGGGTCTTCTTCTTACTCTTATACTTGGTTTTGCTTAGTAATCTTAAGATCAATTCTTTAGATTTATAACTATATGTAGAGCACAGGACCCGACCTTGCATGTGGCCGGTTTAATTTGTTTACTGAAGAAATTAGTTTAAAAATGTTCACAGTTTTACACATGTTCAcattattttttttcaaaaaaatatgTTTGCACTTTTTTTTAAAATCATAAAAATTCCTTAAAAATCCATTTAGAAATCTACAAAAAAATTCAATACATTCTTTAAAGAAAAAACATCTATTAAAAATGTGTTTTTTTAGAAATGTTCTAATTTTCATAAACGTTTAAGATTCTTAAAGAAGTGTTCCAATTTTTATGTAAACCTTAATTCTATAAAAAATAAGGAAATTTTCATGTTTCCAGAAAAGCCAAAAAAAAAAACGATTGACAAACTTCCATGCAAGACTGCTCTTGCAACTGACGAAGAACGCTAAGTTGGTCTCTTCAGGTCCAAACTTGATTCTACAAAAAGCAATAATCAATATTACCTTATTATCGATGTTTATTAAAATTGGATATATAAAATAGTGCACAATGAAATATGGagctttttttttgcgggtaatGAAATATGGAGCTGGTTATGTCTCTTTTTCGCCcggtgcaatgcacgggcatttgtactagtaaatctaaaaaaagagagagaactCATAGGTTGTGCGCCACTTGTCAACACATGAGAATATAGTGAGTGGTCTTTGCAAAGGGTTACCTTTAACTAGTGATTGCCCATTATAAATTTAAACCATAGGCACAAATATGGACGAACATAATGAGTGGCCCAACTCTAAATACGCTGCAGCAGTTGTTTGGTTAGCTTTGGTTAGCAAGATTTAAAAAACATACAGAAGTCGGAATCCTACAGGAATAAAGTACACAAATATCAACAAGTTGTTTGTTTGCCCCATAAGAAAAATAAGGAATTTTGTAAAGAGATCAAATTCATATCATGGGTATCATAGGCACGAAGTAAAATTCAAAATTGATAAAAAAAAGTGTAGGATGACGATCAATACAGAGTTTGAAACATTTGTTCCTTTGAATCAAATACTAGATTCTATTGGAAAATATCTACAGATTTGCATACCACATGTAATTTATATAAAATTCATTTGAAAGAAAGAGCCCTCGTCTGCGGTACATCTGGACTCACATTTCAGTAGATTTCTTGTAATTGTAAGTACAATCCAACTAGGGAAGACATGCGTTTTATATTAGGAACAGTATAAGTAGGCTCCGCAACTCGATTAAGTGTAGTTGTTGGCGATGTCGGCGAGGTGGCCCGCCAGTTCCTCCGGCGCGGAGAGCATGGCCATGTGGTCGGCATCAGCCATCTCCCTCACCTCAGCCACGGGGATGCCTGCGATCATCTGCCTCTGGTACTCCTCGACCATGGCCAGGTCCTGCTTGGCGATCACGTAGACCTTGGTCACCGCGCCATACCGGGCGGCGCTGAACGGCGGCCGTTGCTGCTGGTCGGCCACGTAGTAGGAGCTCACCCGCGCCAGGCTCTGGCACAGCGTGTAGTCCTCCTCGGAAGTCAGCTGGTAGAGCTTCCGGCGCACGAACTCGGGGCCGAGGAACACCGACGGCGGGGCGTGCTCCTCGTCGACCACGCTGTCCATCCAGTCGGACACGGGAACCTCCTCGATGACGCGGGTGCGCGGGCCGTCGCAGTCGGGCATGAAGGCGGTGAGGAACACGGCGGCCGCGACCTTGTCGGGGAACTCCTCGGCGGCGAGCGCGATGCTCATGCCGCCGAAGCTGTGGCCCACGAGCACCGCCCGCTCGCCGTCCGGGAGGTCCCGGAGCGCGTCGAGCAGGGGGCGCGTGTAGTCCTCGAAGGTGGGCGCGTCGCTCAGCCGGCGCGCGTCGGAGCCGCATGCCGCGAGGTCCGGCGCGTCGACGCGGTGCCCCGCGGCGCGGAGGAGGGTGGCCACCTTgtaccagcaccacccgccgtgGCCCGTGCCGTGCACCAGGATGAGGCGGGTCGACGTCGGCACGGCGGCCGCTGGGGCAGAGGAGGATGACGACATGTGTGCGCCGCGCACCTAGCAGCTTCGTTTCTTGGCTGCTTGATGGTACGCCTCGTCTGGCTTTATTTATGCATGCGGGCACCTTCTTGAGGAAAAGTGTGCAGATGGGGTATTGTCATGGCTGATGCAACGCTGGCGGGGGTCAACACGCCGCTTCCTTTCTGCATTGTCATGGCAGCCTGGCTGCGGAGAAGATGATGTTCCGTGGACGTGTTCGTGCCCGttgccatcatcgccatgaatgCGACGATTTAGAGCTCGCAAAGGGACGACGACTCGCAGCTTTGATTTCCGCAAGGAGCCAGCGGCTGTACGCTTAAGTTAGCGTTGACAGCAGGGAAGTGCACAGTAGATGCAGGTAATGTATCCACAGATATGATCGAATCTACAGAATTTTGACTCCGACAGATATTTTGGAACGGAGCGAATACTATTCAAagttttcttttatgaaaaatcgCAAGGAATAGAACTTCTCTAATGCTTTACATTGGTGTATTCCTGTGAGTGTCCATCGGAACAGGAGGGAGGGTCAGGCTTCAGTCATCCAGATCAAATTAATGGAGTTCAACCACTTTGAAAAAGGAGATGCTTTACATTGTAAGTTTCTTTGTGGTAGTTGGTGTTTTTTCTTGATGTGTTTGCATGAGAGGTGTCTGCTTGTGCATATTCAGCTGTTCGAAAATGCATGTCATTCGTGTGCCAAGTTAATCAGCTAGGGAAAGTAATAGCAATTCACTTGACCAAATGGTAATAATGTTCGTAGGTGTATGTAAACCTAATTAGCAAGTCAACATGGCCTCGGTTAAACATACGTCGGTTTTTAGTTGCTGGTCAGTTATGTAGCTTGTCTCCGTTGACCTTTTTAACTCAAAACATTTCGTCGATCGATCAAATAGACAACAAGGACACGTAACAAATGGAAAGAAAGTAGCAAGCTGTTAAATTCGGAATTTTATTTCTGTGATTTCTACTTTCATTTTGTGGAACCTAGCTTTTGAAATCTTCCTGTGTTTCTAACTTAAGCGCCTCCTGTGGTTTTAGCAATGGACTTGGCTCTAGCTCTTGAAAAGCTGGTGAGTGAGAAGTTCACAACCTGCACACCGTAAGTTGTGCCTTCATGCCTATTACAAGGAAGTTACTGTAAAAGGGATTTGTTTGTGAGTTTAACCAATTGAATTCCTGATTGATTTATCAGAACCAGTATATATGCAATGCTATGTCACAccatatttgaaaagttcattgAAATTTCAGAGGTagcaactgaaggaaatatgccctagagacaataataaagttgttatttatatttccttatatcatgataaatgtttattattcatgctagaattgtattaactggaaacttagtacatgtgtggatacatagacaaacagagtgtccctagtatgcctctacttgactagctcgttaatcaaagatggttaagttttctagccatagacatgtgttgtcatttgatgaatgggatcacatcattagagaatgatgtgatggacaagacccatccgttaacttagcacaatgatcgtttagtttttctgctattgctttcttcatgacttatacatgttcctcagactatgagattatgcaactcccgaataccggaggaacaccttgtgtgctatcaaacgtcacaacgtaactgggtgattataaagatgctctacaggtgtctccgatggtgtttgttgagttggcatagatcgagattaggatttgtcactccgtgtatcgaagaggtatctctgggccctcttggtaatgcacatgaaaaaaatatgccctagaggcaataataaaagttattatttatttccttatatcatgataaatgtttattattcatgctagaattgtattaaccggaaacataatacttgtgtgaatacatagacaaacaaagtgtcactagtatgcctctacttgactagctcgttgatcaaagatggttatgtttcctagccattgacatgagttgtcatttgatcaaagatggtacttgttgggttggcgtatttcgagattaggatttgtcactccgattgtcggagaggtatctctgggccctctcggtaatacacatcacttaagccttgcaagcattgcaactaatgagtttgttgcgagatgatgtattatagaacgagtaaagagacttgccggtaacgagattgaactaggtattgagataccgacgatcgaatctcgggcaagtaacataccgatgacaaagggaacaacgtacgttgttatgcggtctgaccgataaagatcttcgtagaatatgtgggagccaatatgagcatccaggttccgctattggttattgaccggagacgtgtctcggtcatgtctacatagttctcgaacccgtagggtccgcacgcttaacgtttcgatgatagttatattatgagtttatatgttttgatgtaccgaaaggttgttcggagtcccggatgtgatcacggacatgacgaggagtctcgaaatggtcgagacataaagattgatatattggaagcctatgtttggatatcggaagtgttccgggtgaaattgggattttaccggagtaccgggaggttaccgaaccccccggcaacataatgggccttagtgggcctaggtggaagagaggagaggaggctagggctgggccgcgcgcccctcccccctagtccgaataggacaaggagaagggggcggcgccccccttccttcttccccctctcctctttcccccctcccaagtcctaatccaactaggaaaagggggggagtcctactcccggtgggagtaggactcctcctggcgcgccccaaggctggccgcacctctccccctttgctcctttatatacgggggcagggggcaccccatagacacaacaattgatcgtttgatcttttagccgtgtgcggtgcccccctccaccatattacacctcgataatatcgtagcggtgcttaggcgaagccctgcgtcggtagaacatcatcatcgtcaccacgccgtcgtgctgacgaaactctccctcaacactcggctggatcggagttcgagggacgtcatcgagctgaacgtgtgctgaactcggaggtgccgtgcgttcggtacttgatcggtcggatcgtgaagacgtacgactacatcaaccgcgttgtgttaacgcttccgctttcggtctacgagggtacgtggacaacactctcccctctcgttgctatgcatcaccatgatcttgcg contains:
- the LOC109741239 gene encoding salicylic acid-binding protein 2, with the translated sequence MSSSSSAPAAAVPTSTRLILVHGTGHGGWCWYKVATLLRAAGHRVDAPDLAACGSDARRLSDAPTFEDYTRPLLDALRDLPDGERAVLVGHSFGGMSIALAAEEFPDKVAAAVFLTAFMPDCDGPRTRVIEEVPVSDWMDSVVDEEHAPPSVFLGPEFVRRKLYQLTSEEDYTLCQSLARVSSYYVADQQQRPPFSAARYGAVTKVYVIAKQDLAMVEEYQRQMIAGIPVAEVREMADADHMAMLSAPEELAGHLADIANNYT